The following are encoded together in the Ascochyta rabiei chromosome 19, complete sequence genome:
- a CDS encoding Microsomal epoxide hydrolase, with product MPSSTISITVTHLGSLNVGYRLTNNAVDTAKPTLICINSMCMTTALFDAQFNDATLTDTMNILAIEPLGHGSTTFPTKASHFTYWDSAIVALEVMTALNVKKAFVLGTSQGGWMVVRMALLAPERVLGLLSLGTSMDAETPETREKGCWDPVPLLSPFAEKWASAVSTADFEIDDQWCGMVASFGFGSHATDESTSFWTRVLKETYAGDEGRRKARMAVLCLMSRDSLTLRLGDITCPVFWLQGTEDTPYGCQVQHEQIELFTASKEKKLSIVEGGAHYLNATNAKEINQAVLEMVQKHA from the coding sequence ATGCCGTCGTCCACAATCTCCATCACCGTCACCCACCTCGGCTCCCTCAACGTCGGCTACCGTCTCACCAACAATGCCGTCGACACAGCAAAACCCACACTGATCTGCATAAACTCAATGTGCATGACCACCGCGCTCTTCGATGCGCAGTTCAACGATGCAACGCTCACCGATACTATGAACATCCTAGCCATTGAGCCCCTCGGCCACGGATCAACCACCTTCCCCACCAAAGCCAGCCACTTCACGTACTGGGACTCGGCAATTGTTGCACTGGAAGTCATGACCGCCTTGAATGTCAAAAAAGCATTTGTTCTGGGCACGAGTCAGGGCGGGTGGATGGTGGTGCGCATGGCGCTTCTTGCGCCCGAGAGAGTCCTTGGCTTGCTTTCCCTGGGAACGAGTATGGATGCCGAGACGCCAGAGACGAGAGAGAAAGGGTGTTGGGATCCTGTTCCGCTGCTCAGCCCGTTTGCAGAGAAGTGGGCGAGTGCTGTGTCTACGGCGGACTTTGAGATAGATGATCAGTGGTGTGGGATGGTCGCTAGCTTTGGCTTTGGGTCGCATGCAACAGACGAGTCGACTTCTTTCTGGACAAGAGTATTGAAGGAGACATATGCTGGTGACGAAGGGAGGAGGAAGGCGAGGATGGCTGTCCTGTGCTTGATGTCGAGAGACTCGCTGACATTGCGCCTGGGAGACATCACTTGCCCAGTGTTCTGGCTTCAGGGAACAGAAGACACGCCTTACGGGTGCCAGGTGCAGCACGAGCAGATCGAGCTGTTCACGGCGAGCAAAGAGAAGAAGTTGAGCATTGTGGAGGGCGGTGCGCATTATCTGAATGCCACGAATGCGAAAGAGATCAACCAGGCGGTTTTAGAGATGGTCCAAAAGCACGCATGA
- a CDS encoding Thioredoxin-like 4A has translation MGSVVLPHLRTGWHVDQAILSEEDRLVVIRFGRDSDPDCMRQDEVLYKIADRVKNFAALYVCDLDEVPDFKAMYELYDPCTVMFFFRNKHMMCDFGTGNNNKLNWVLEDKQELIDIVETVYRGAKKGRGLVVSPKDYSTRYRY, from the coding sequence ATGGGCTCCGTAGTCCTCCCCCACCTGCGCACAGGCTGGCACGTCGACCAAGCAATCCTCTCGGAAGAAGACCGCCTAGTCGTGATCCGCTTCGGTCGTGACAGCGACCCAGACTGCATGCGACAAGACGAAGTGCTGTACAAGATCGCCGACCGGGTGAAGAACTTCGCCGCGCTCTACGTCTGCGATCTCGACGAGGTGCCCGATTTCAAAGCCATGTACGAGCTCTACGACCCTTGCACCGTCATGTTCTTCTTCCGCAACAAGCACATGATGTGCGATTTCGGCACGGGTAACAACAACAAGCTGAATTGGGTGCTCGAGGATAAGCAGGAGTTGATTGATATTGTCGAGACGGTGTATAGGGGCGCGAAGAAAGGGAGGGGTCTGGTCGTCAGTCCCAAGGATTATAGTACGAGATATCGGTACTAG
- a CDS encoding Glycerophosphodiester phosphodiesterase encodes MNTLLTLALAAAAVAAPTSRSYPTGKVGHTSKNDSYLVSLGPRPYYIINNMTDGPLKEKLQSCENKPVSINQFSIGHRGGGTLQFPEETRQSEDAGARMGAGILECDVSFTGDRGLVCRHSLCDLHTTTDILTRPDLAKKCTVPFTPANATSPANALCCTSDITTAEYSSLCGKQDGFNASALTPQDYQHGTPTWRTELYDTCGKVLTLNEYIDLVNDYPGYRNFTPELKTPPAEVPMPFKGYTQQQYAQDMVDAFRNKSIDYSRIWPQSFTYDDIVFWLKYDHDFGKQAIYLVEYDTPTDIAAGIANLTIAKAAGVNIIGPALPMLVTVGGPQNNSIVPSAYAHAVKAAGLDMIAWTFERSGPLATVKSRGEYYFESIANVTHYDGQYYELLDVLVHDIGIKGLFSDWSATVTYFANCFGLKGPVGGSYN; translated from the coding sequence ATGAACACACTCTTGACCCTAGCGTTGGCAGCTGCTGCCGTTGCTGCTCCTACTAGCAGGTCTTACCCCACTGGCAAGGTTGGCCATACCAGCAAGAATGATAGCTACCTTGTCTCACTCGGTCCCCGCCCATACTATATCATCAACAACATGACTGATGGGCCGTTGAAAGAGAAGCTTCAATCCTGCGAAAACAAGCCTGTCTCGATCAATCAATTTTCGATCGGTCACCGTGGCGGAGGTACTCTTCAATTCCCTGAAGAGACCCGACAATCCGAAGATGCAGGTGCTCGCATGGGTGCTGGCATCCTTGAATGCGATGTCTCCTTCACAGGCGACCGTGGGCTTGTCTGCCGTCACTCGCTTTGCGACTTGCACACAACAACCGATATCCTTACACGCCCTGATCTGGCAAAGAAATGCACCGTTCCATTCACCCCAGCGAACGCAACATCGCCTGCCAACGCTCTCTGCTGCACCTCTGATATCACAACCGCCGAGTACAGCAGTCTTTGCGGCAAGCAAGACGGCTTCAACGCTTCTGCTCTTACACCTCAGGATTACCAGCACGGCACCCCTACCTGGCGTACAGAGCTCTACGACACTTGCGGCAAAGTCTTGACGCTGAACGAATACATCGACCTCGTCAACGACTACCCCGGTTACCGCAACTTCACGCCCGAGCTCAAAACTCCGCCCGCAGAGGTACCCATGCCGTTCAAGGGCTACACACAGCAACAGTACGCACAGGACATGGTCGACGCCTTCCGCAACAAATCCATCGACTACAGCCGCATCTGGCCACAATCCTTCACCTACGACGACATCGTCTTCTGGCTCAAGTACGACCACGACTTCGGCAAGCAAGCCATCTACCTCGTAGAATACGACACGCCCACAGACATCGCAGCCGGCATCGCCAACTTAACCATCGCCAAAGCCGCAGGCGTCAACATCATCGGCCCTGCGCTCCCCATGCTTGTCACCGTCGGCGGGCCCCAGAACAACTCCATCGTACCGTCTGCGTACGCCCACGCCGTCAAGGCAGCGGGTCTGGACATGATTGCATGGACGTTCGAGCGCTCCGGTCCTCTCGCGACAGTGAAGAGCCGCGGCGAGTACTATTTCGAGTCGATAGCGAACGTCACGCACTACGATGGGCAGTACTACGAGTTGCTGGACGTGCTCGTCCATGACATTGGTATCAAGGGCCTGTTTAGCGATTGGTCCGCTACGGTTACATATTTTGCGAATTGCTTTGGGCTCAAGGGGCCTGTGGGCGGGAGCTACAACTAG
- a CDS encoding tRNA pseudouridine(38/39) synthase: MRQLFTPLPHAFPEFQQSLHRLFCTRRSFHKLSRVPVRVQRQERAPASRKIMAEGYEKWSQQQLIARIQELEQQAKSSEGAATQATGAPTTPAAPTLDDDSKPAPFCKPPKAPPKAFDASKYSTRLIALKFAYLGQKYNGFEHHNNNKTPLPTIEEELWKALIKTRVISPAPPEGSDTDYSRVDRKTFAAWDRDGADVNWDGCDYSKCGRTDRGVSAFGQVVGIRVRSNRPLPKTKPAESPEDLELDAGTIGDSATDLLGPDSGPATKPFNDLTDELPYIQLLNRVLPPDIRVYAWCPNPPADFSARFSCKERRYKYFFTNPCFAPVPGSAGLYHPNSSTPDGQPMREGWLDVAAMQDGCDRLVGLHDFRNFCKIDASKQLTNFKRRIFHASIDEVSLLSIPSFLSHAALQSPTAADQAKMYCFTLHGSAFLWHQVRSLISILFLIGQRLESPSLVTALLDMDANPTRPKYEMASDAPLVLWDCIFPHASEVQSSEERETGYQDRLQWVYVGDEGGVESKSTKTLKGIPSMGRGKWGRGGVVDDVWEVWRGDKIDETLSGLLLDRISNLGDSTLDREMASEAQSQGATAKGGPRVFDGGNFGRAKGNYIPVLQRERQEPVEVVNERYAKKKGLDPNRYKNVSEEDAGE, encoded by the coding sequence ATGCGGCAGCTATTCACGCCGCTGCCCCACGCATTCCCCGAATTCCAGCAGTCCCTGCACCGCCTCTTCTGCACACGGCGCAGCTTCCACAAGCTTTCGAGAGTCCCCGTGCGTGTACAACGGCAGGAGAGAGCGCCGGCTTCACGCAAGATCATGGCCGAGGGGTACGAGAAGTGGTCGCAGCAGCAGTTGATTGCGCGCATACAagagctggagcagcaggccAAGAGCAGCGAGGGGGCAGCAACACAGGCGACGGGCGCGCCTACAACCCCTGCAGCGCCTACGCTCGACGACGATTCCAAGCCGGCTCCCTTCTGCAAACCGCCCAAAGCGCCGCCCAAAGCGTTCGATGCGTCCAAGTACAGCACCCGGCTCATTGCGCTGAAGTTCGCCTACCTGGGGCAGAAGTACAATGGCTTCGAGCaccacaacaacaacaagacGCCGCTGCCCACCATCGAGGAGGAGCTGTGGAAGGCGCTGATCAAGACGCGCGTCATCAGCCCTGCGCCGCCCGAGGGGAGCGACACCGACTACAGCAGAGTCGACAGGAAGACGTTTGCGGCGTGGGACAGAGACGGCGCAGATGTCAACTGGGACGGCTGCGACTACTCGAAATGCGGGCGCACAGACAGAGGCGTCAGCGCCTTTGGACAGGTCGTTGGCATTCGAGTGCGCAGCAATAGGCCGCTTCCCAAGACGAAGCCTGCAGAGAGCCCAGAGGACTTGGAATTGGACGCAGGAACAATCGGAGACTCCGCGACCGACCTCCTCGGCCCCGACAGCGGGCCAGCAACGAAGCCCTTCAACGACCTCACCGACGAACTCCCCTACATCCAGCTCCTCAACCGTGTCCTGCCTCCCGACATCCGCGTGTACGCCTGGTGTCCCAACCCACCCGCCGACTTCAGCGCACGCTTCTCCTGCAAAGAGCGACGCTACAAGTACTTCTTCACCAACCCGTGTTTCGCGCCCGTGCCCGGCTCAGCAGGGCTCTACCACCCCAACTCCTCTACGCCTGACGGCCAACCCATGCGTGAAGGCTGGCTCGACGTGGCCGCCATGCAGGACGGCTGCGATCGACTGGTGGGGCTGCACGACTTCCGCAACTTCTGCAAAATCGACGCCAGCAAACAACTCACAAACTTCAAGCGGCGCATCTTCCACGCCTCGATTGACGAGGTCTCGCTGCTATCTATCCCCTCGTTTCTGTCGCACGCCGCCCTGCAGTCTCCCACTGCAGCAGACCAAGCGAAGATGTACTGCTTCACACTCCACGGCTCGGCGTTCCTATGGCACCAGGTCCGCTCGCTCATCAGCATCCTGTTCCTCATCGGCCAGCGTCTCGAGAGCCCTTCCCTCGTCACGGCCCTGCTCGACATGGATGCAAACCCTACACGGCCCAAGTACGAAATGGCCAGCGACGCCCCTCTGGTGCTGTGGGACTGCATCTTCCCGCACGCATCCGAAGTGCAGAGCTCCGAGGAGCGCGAGACAGGGTACCAAGACCGGCTGCAGTGGGTGTACGTGGGCGACGAAGGCGGCGTGGAGTCCAAGAGCACCAAAACGCTCAAAGGCATACCATCCATGGGCCGTGGCAAGTGGGGCCGGGGCGGCGTCGTCGACGACGTGTGGGAAGTGTGGCGCGGGGACAAGATCGACGAGACGCTGTCTGGGTTGCTGCTTGACCGCATCTCCAATCTAGGTGATAGCACGCTGGACCGAGAGATGGCCAGCGAGGCCCAGAGTCAGGGGGCTACCGCAAAGGGCGGGCCGCGCGTGTTCGATGGAGGGAATTTCGGGAGAGCCAAGGGGAACTATATACCCGTGCTGCAGAGGGAGAGACAGGAGCCTGTGGAGGTGGTGAATGAGCGGTATGCCAAGAAAAAGGGCCTGGATCCGAATCGGTATAAGAATGTCAGTGAGGAGGATGCTGGGGAGTGA